A single window of Mycolicibacterium aurum DNA harbors:
- a CDS encoding IniB N-terminal domain-containing protein, translating to MTTLIDFILDLFRSPASASSFVVDPDGALRDAGLPNVTAAQLASVAATAAPAGYALGGGDPVVGLQRAVADHHQLASNFASPFSPQTSYAPSFAPETNTDLLSGNNLPIASPDQAAGANAQNGAFNLGFGDITFGDKSTNTATNGGVVVDGDNDGDIVSGDGAVLGDGNTMNNGDILAGSGSNVVVGKDNEVEDNSKTAGGDLITDNDAPVLNDVDTSGGNGGGADGGGSLIGIGSGNAAGGSGGNGGGIIITDNDVNTGTQIDGNVGSDNTEDNSVNTSVQTDIATSTESSIEDNSSSYESNIGSGNETAIGSGNETSTDLFSGNVTGIETDIASDNTTDTELDAF from the coding sequence ATGACGACACTCATCGATTTCATCCTCGACCTGTTCCGCAGCCCGGCCTCCGCGTCGTCCTTCGTCGTCGACCCCGACGGTGCCCTGCGCGATGCCGGCCTGCCCAACGTGACCGCCGCCCAGTTGGCGTCGGTGGCCGCCACGGCCGCTCCGGCCGGCTACGCGCTCGGCGGCGGCGACCCGGTCGTCGGTCTGCAGCGTGCGGTCGCCGACCATCATCAGCTGGCGTCGAACTTCGCGTCGCCGTTCTCGCCGCAGACCTCGTACGCGCCGAGCTTCGCGCCGGAGACCAACACCGACCTGCTCAGCGGCAACAACCTGCCGATCGCCAGCCCGGACCAGGCGGCCGGCGCCAACGCCCAGAACGGTGCGTTCAACCTGGGCTTCGGCGACATCACCTTCGGCGACAAGAGCACCAACACCGCCACCAACGGTGGCGTGGTGGTCGACGGTGACAACGACGGCGACATCGTCAGCGGTGACGGAGCCGTGCTCGGGGATGGCAACACCATGAACAACGGCGACATCCTCGCGGGTAGCGGCTCCAACGTCGTCGTCGGGAAAGACAACGAGGTCGAGGACAACTCGAAGACCGCCGGTGGCGACCTGATCACCGACAACGACGCCCCCGTGCTCAACGACGTCGACACCAGCGGTGGCAACGGCGGTGGCGCCGACGGCGGCGGCAGCCTGATCGGCATCGGGTCCGGCAACGCGGCCGGCGGATCCGGAGGCAACGGCGGCGGCATCATCATCACCGACAACGACGTCAACACCGGCACCCAGATCGACGGCAACGTCGGCAGCGACAACACCGAGGACAACTCGGTGAACACCTCGGTGCAGACCGACATTGCCACCTCGACCGAGAGCTCGATCGAGGACAACTCCTCAAGCTACGAGTCCAACATCGGTTCGGGTAACGAGACCGCGATCGGCTCGGGCAACGAGACGAGCACGGATCTGTTCTCGGGCAACGTCACCGGCATCGAGACCGATATCGCCTCCGACAACACCACCGACACCGAGCTCGACGCGTTCTGA
- the iniR gene encoding isoniazid response ATPase/transcriptional regulator IniR, producing MTGTAPHRPTDLLPAAREAIALVDADPAAPTKLLVTGGIGTGKSAVLAAVRESLRSSGRPVLSRPGAAPDAAVVIDDADLLDDADLDRLAELVAQPDSTVVISAAPLVHRTALRGVAAALERENPAVALGPLPAVEVSRAATAVLGTPPSPELVRLLIAATGAIPFLLRAALPALDEGPVAVRQAARIGLIERLRRLDETLLDTLLISSLGSGLGPDDVAAALGMPSQSALAAVDRARASGLVEPSHHQNFLRAVHDAISQIVGAARHHDIEVSVLGSQLELSTLTADLALRMAEHGLRDERLASALTDLAAHSDGHPARAARLYRAAADAGAMSLHGRLADGLSGRLADALALTGDCATAGRLADDLLTSQEPAERAAAVRVAASVAMHDGSAAQAADLFRWLGPAPDAIVAAAATIAAVAVGDAAAARATAHERPAGPPTSVARAARSITEGLVMTLDQSYPAAVARLGQAINADGGHAGVLPDTPAALVTLAALHGGDPVRARSVIGRAVHTDGRPDLSDAIFVTSRHRLLLGWAQMQDGQLAAAAAAVPADSFASLHRRDALWAAALHTAIARRSGDSGAMQNHWYSAMEVLAECSADVFALLPLGELWVAAARMHKVDQVRHAVDEAFAQLATLGDPALWSVPLHWAGVHAGILANSPDAVAPHGQALTAAAAQSPFAKALAGAGRAWLRVLANHVDVTEVTAAARTLAQHGHTWDATRLAGQAALQTTDPRASQAMLQLARDLKQAVTSPEPIATAPAEEAAVAPARGLPARPASTQLSDREREVAELLLQGMPYRDIGAQLFISAKTVEHHVARIRRRLGAESRSEMLSMLRAQLGSPSGQ from the coding sequence ATGACGGGTACGGCACCGCACCGGCCGACGGATCTGCTGCCGGCCGCCCGCGAGGCCATCGCGCTCGTCGACGCGGATCCGGCAGCGCCGACCAAATTGCTGGTGACCGGCGGCATCGGCACCGGTAAATCGGCTGTGCTGGCGGCGGTACGCGAGTCCTTGCGGTCCTCCGGTCGCCCTGTGCTGTCCCGGCCCGGGGCGGCCCCCGACGCCGCCGTCGTCATCGATGACGCCGACCTCCTCGACGATGCCGACCTCGACCGGCTCGCCGAGCTTGTGGCACAACCGGATTCGACCGTGGTCATCTCCGCCGCACCCCTGGTGCACCGCACCGCCCTGCGCGGTGTGGCAGCAGCGCTCGAGCGCGAGAACCCCGCGGTCGCACTGGGCCCGCTGCCCGCGGTGGAGGTCAGTCGCGCCGCCACGGCGGTACTCGGCACACCGCCGTCACCGGAGCTCGTCCGGCTCCTGATCGCTGCCACGGGGGCCATCCCGTTCCTTCTCCGCGCCGCGCTGCCGGCTCTCGACGAGGGTCCGGTCGCGGTTCGGCAGGCGGCCCGCATCGGGTTGATCGAACGACTCCGCCGGCTCGACGAGACGCTGCTGGACACCCTGCTCATCTCGTCGCTCGGTTCGGGTCTCGGTCCCGACGATGTCGCTGCCGCGCTGGGTATGCCGTCGCAGTCGGCGTTGGCAGCCGTCGACAGAGCACGCGCCAGCGGTCTGGTCGAGCCATCGCACCATCAGAACTTCCTGCGCGCTGTCCACGACGCCATTTCCCAGATCGTCGGTGCCGCAAGACATCACGACATCGAGGTGTCAGTGCTGGGCTCACAGCTCGAGCTGTCGACGCTGACTGCCGACCTGGCGCTGCGGATGGCCGAGCACGGCTTGCGCGACGAACGGCTCGCCTCCGCGCTGACCGATCTCGCGGCCCACAGCGACGGCCACCCGGCCCGGGCCGCGCGGCTGTACCGCGCCGCCGCCGACGCCGGTGCCATGTCGCTACACGGGCGGCTCGCCGACGGGCTGAGCGGCCGGCTGGCCGACGCGCTCGCGCTGACCGGTGACTGCGCGACCGCGGGCCGTCTCGCCGACGACCTGCTGACGTCACAGGAACCCGCCGAGCGTGCCGCTGCTGTCCGGGTCGCCGCGAGCGTGGCGATGCACGACGGCAGCGCCGCGCAGGCCGCCGATCTGTTCCGCTGGCTCGGCCCGGCCCCGGACGCCATCGTTGCCGCCGCCGCGACGATCGCAGCCGTGGCCGTCGGCGACGCAGCCGCAGCCAGGGCGACCGCCCACGAGCGGCCCGCCGGTCCGCCCACCTCCGTCGCGCGCGCGGCTCGCAGCATCACCGAAGGCCTGGTGATGACGCTCGACCAGTCCTACCCCGCGGCCGTGGCGCGTCTCGGGCAGGCGATCAACGCCGATGGCGGCCACGCCGGCGTTCTGCCGGACACTCCGGCGGCGTTGGTGACGCTGGCCGCATTGCACGGCGGCGACCCGGTTCGGGCCAGAAGCGTGATCGGCCGAGCCGTCCACACCGACGGCCGGCCTGACCTCTCCGATGCGATCTTCGTCACGTCGCGCCATCGGCTGCTGCTGGGTTGGGCGCAGATGCAGGACGGGCAGTTGGCGGCCGCCGCGGCGGCGGTTCCGGCAGACTCATTCGCGTCGCTGCATCGTCGCGACGCGCTGTGGGCCGCTGCTCTGCACACGGCGATCGCGCGGCGCAGTGGCGACAGCGGCGCCATGCAGAACCATTGGTATTCGGCGATGGAGGTGCTTGCCGAGTGTTCGGCGGACGTGTTCGCCCTTCTCCCACTCGGTGAGCTGTGGGTCGCCGCAGCCCGTATGCACAAGGTCGATCAGGTCAGGCACGCTGTCGACGAGGCGTTCGCGCAGCTCGCCACGCTTGGTGACCCGGCGCTCTGGTCGGTGCCGTTGCACTGGGCGGGGGTGCACGCGGGCATCCTCGCCAACTCCCCGGATGCCGTCGCTCCACACGGTCAGGCATTGACGGCGGCCGCGGCGCAGTCGCCCTTCGCCAAGGCCCTCGCGGGCGCCGGTCGTGCCTGGTTGCGGGTGCTGGCCAACCACGTCGACGTCACTGAGGTCACCGCCGCTGCGCGCACGCTGGCCCAGCACGGCCACACCTGGGACGCCACCCGCCTGGCGGGCCAGGCCGCCCTGCAGACCACGGATCCGCGGGCGTCCCAGGCCATGCTGCAGCTCGCTCGCGACCTCAAGCAGGCGGTCACGAGTCCAGAGCCGATCGCCACCGCGCCGGCCGAGGAGGCTGCGGTCGCTCCGGCGCGGGGGCTTCCGGCACGGCCCGCGTCGACGCAGCTGTCCGACCGGGAACGCGAGGTCGCCGAGCTGCTGCTGCAGGGCATGCCCTACCGCGACATCGGTGCGCAACTGTTCATCTCAGCGAAGACGGTCGAGCATCACGTCGCGCGCATCCGCCGGCGGCTGGGCGCCGAAT
- a CDS encoding Rv0340 family IniB-related protein, with product MANPLLDFVMSLVRDPDAAARYAQDPAGAIADAQLTDVTSADVQNLIPVVAESLSMSSMSSSMSSSIAAPAQHWDDLVPDPVSNVWASGAATAAFDAFDDQLPQRGVIVDDPSVPGIVDDVDPGFEVLTDVDPLDTATSLQVEAPVIDDILTAEAGLDDDWAQPIAPAETSDHGPSFDIFD from the coding sequence ATGGCGAACCCGCTTCTCGATTTCGTGATGTCGTTGGTGCGGGATCCCGACGCCGCCGCCCGGTACGCCCAGGATCCGGCGGGCGCCATCGCCGACGCCCAGTTGACGGACGTGACCAGCGCAGACGTGCAGAACCTGATACCGGTGGTGGCCGAGTCGCTGTCGATGTCGTCCATGTCCTCGTCGATGTCGTCGTCTATCGCCGCCCCGGCGCAGCACTGGGACGACCTGGTGCCCGACCCGGTGAGCAACGTGTGGGCCAGCGGCGCCGCCACTGCCGCCTTCGATGCGTTCGACGACCAGCTGCCCCAGCGTGGCGTCATCGTCGACGACCCCTCGGTCCCGGGGATCGTCGACGATGTCGATCCCGGTTTCGAGGTGCTGACGGACGTCGATCCGCTCGACACCGCGACGTCGCTGCAGGTCGAAGCGCCGGTGATCGATGACATACTGACGGCGGAGGCTGGTCTCGACGACGACTGGGCGCAGCCGATCGCCCCGGCGGAGACCAGTGATCACGGTCCGAGCTTCGACATCTTCGACTGA
- a CDS encoding Hsp70 family protein → MTEPLGLSIGTTNLVAARVGRPPVTRRSILNLFTGQAPQVGAPAELPGRPEPGVVLSGFVDRVGDPVPLVAADGTAHRGEQVLAEALAAMARLVDGGSPVAVAVPAHWGPGTLGALRGALRNQQILAPNGVPATLIPDSTAALAALRTAPGLPAAGVVVLVDLGASGTSVSMADAGGALNEIGQTLRYPDFSGDGIDQALLDHVLAGVADTNDADTSGTAAVGPLMQLRDQCRAAKERLSAETAAVVPVDLPGYRSDVRVTRPELEQLISGQLDGLLSAIRDTLQRNAIAVESISAVATVGGGAAIPMVTQRLSEQLRAPVVTTPQSQLNIAAGAALIANQGLDNDAPTGMAVAADAPTGLSPAADTPTAMGPAADAPTALGPAAGAAAAGAAAGGALAWSQDDDSAGDPLPYTGADYTAAPAYDASSTAARPPIGFTPDGDDYQDDLAPLPWYKRPPLLFGLAAAAALLAVGGLAITLTSSDGESTTVTETASTTPSEAAPAELPPPVTTVTVGPDGVATTTVSQPPPPPPPSSTTTTTTSPTTTSSTTTTTTTTTTTTQPTTTTTRTTTTQPTTTAPPPTTTVAPPTTTAAPPPTTVDPPDPIVTTVIPDDGA, encoded by the coding sequence ATGACCGAGCCACTGGGGTTGTCGATCGGGACGACCAACCTCGTGGCGGCCCGCGTTGGCCGCCCACCCGTGACACGCAGATCCATTCTCAATCTCTTCACCGGCCAGGCACCACAGGTCGGCGCACCCGCAGAACTGCCCGGCCGCCCCGAGCCCGGGGTGGTGCTGAGCGGCTTCGTCGACCGCGTCGGCGACCCTGTCCCCCTCGTCGCCGCCGACGGCACCGCACACCGGGGCGAGCAGGTGCTCGCCGAAGCGCTCGCCGCGATGGCCCGCCTGGTCGACGGCGGATCGCCGGTCGCTGTCGCCGTGCCCGCGCACTGGGGCCCCGGAACGTTGGGCGCACTGCGCGGCGCACTGCGCAACCAGCAGATCCTGGCACCGAACGGCGTGCCCGCCACGCTGATTCCCGACTCGACCGCCGCGCTCGCCGCACTGCGGACCGCGCCGGGGCTACCCGCCGCCGGTGTGGTCGTCCTGGTCGATCTCGGCGCCAGCGGAACGTCCGTCTCGATGGCCGATGCAGGCGGCGCCCTCAACGAGATCGGGCAGACGCTCCGCTACCCGGACTTCTCCGGTGACGGGATCGATCAGGCACTGCTCGACCACGTGCTGGCCGGCGTCGCCGACACCAACGACGCCGACACCTCGGGCACCGCGGCGGTGGGTCCGCTGATGCAGCTTCGCGACCAGTGCCGGGCCGCCAAGGAGCGCCTCTCGGCCGAGACCGCGGCGGTGGTTCCGGTGGACCTTCCCGGGTATCGCTCCGATGTCCGGGTGACCCGCCCCGAACTCGAACAGCTGATCTCGGGCCAACTCGACGGTCTGCTGTCTGCCATCAGGGATACGTTGCAGCGCAATGCAATTGCCGTTGAAAGCATTTCAGCGGTGGCCACGGTCGGCGGCGGTGCCGCGATCCCGATGGTGACCCAGCGGCTGTCGGAACAACTCCGCGCGCCCGTGGTGACCACACCGCAGTCTCAACTCAACATCGCCGCGGGCGCCGCGCTGATCGCCAACCAGGGCCTCGACAACGACGCTCCGACAGGGATGGCGGTCGCCGCCGACGCGCCGACCGGTCTGTCCCCCGCCGCCGACACCCCGACGGCGATGGGTCCGGCCGCGGACGCCCCGACCGCGCTGGGCCCGGCCGCCGGTGCGGCAGCGGCTGGTGCGGCGGCGGGCGGCGCGCTGGCCTGGTCGCAGGATGACGACTCCGCAGGCGATCCCCTGCCCTATACGGGCGCCGATTACACGGCCGCACCGGCGTACGACGCGAGTTCGACGGCGGCTCGTCCCCCGATCGGCTTCACCCCGGACGGCGACGACTATCAGGACGACCTGGCACCGCTGCCCTGGTACAAGCGCCCTCCCCTGCTGTTCGGCCTGGCAGCCGCGGCGGCACTGCTCGCCGTCGGTGGCCTCGCCATCACACTGACCAGTTCAGATGGGGAATCGACGACCGTCACCGAGACCGCCTCCACCACTCCGTCGGAGGCGGCCCCGGCGGAGTTGCCCCCGCCTGTCACGACGGTGACCGTCGGACCGGACGGCGTCGCCACCACCACGGTCAGCCAGCCGCCACCGCCTCCCCCGCCGTCGTCGACGACCACCACCACGACGTCGCCGACCACCACCTCGAGCACCACCACGACCACGACGACGACCACCACCACGACGCAGCCCACGACCACCACCACGCGCACCACCACCACGCAGCCCACGACGACGGCTCCGCCGCCGACGACCACCGTCGCGCCACCGACCACGACCGCCGCACCTCCGCCCACCACGGTCGACCCGCCGGATCCGATCGTCACGACGGTCATCCCCGACGACGGCGCCTGA
- the iniA gene encoding isoniazid-induced dynamin-like GTPase IniA: MSQPNDPKKVVLELIDHTSTIAETQQRGDLVERLARARRRVGDPQIRVVIAGQLKQGKSQLLNSLLNMPVARVGDDESTVLATVVSHGEQASARLVVARGDGDEPELIEIPTAELRNDLRRAPQAGGREVLRVEVTAPSPLLKGGLAFIDTPGVGGHGQPHLSATLGLLPDADAMLMISDTSQEFTEPEMTFMRQAVEVCPVAVIVATKTDLYPHWRQIVDANAAHLRRAGITTPVIPASSTLRSHAVALNDKELNEESNFPAIVKFLSDDVLARQQHRVRQQVVGEVRAAAEHLKLAVESGLSSLNDPHARERLTADLERRKQEAQDALQQTALWQQVLNDGIADLTADVDHDLRQRFRNITFHTERIIDTGDPTTHWAEIGAELEEAVATAVGDNFVWAYQRAEALAADVARTFMEAGLDAVRMPAIDARDMGAELGDFKSLAQLEAKPLKLGHKVVTGMRGSYGGVLMFGMLTSFAGLGMFNPLSLGAGFILGRKAYKEDMENRMLRVRNDAKTNVRRFVDDVAFAVGKESRDRLKGIQRQLRDHYREIANQTTRSLNESLQATLAAAKVEETERTARVKELERQANILRQVLDHADKLGAEVASAH, from the coding sequence ATGTCGCAACCGAACGACCCCAAGAAGGTCGTCCTCGAGCTCATCGACCACACGAGCACGATCGCCGAAACACAGCAGCGCGGCGATCTGGTGGAACGGCTCGCCCGGGCCCGCCGCCGCGTCGGTGACCCGCAGATTCGGGTGGTGATCGCAGGGCAGCTCAAGCAGGGCAAGAGCCAGCTGCTCAACTCGCTGCTGAACATGCCGGTCGCGCGCGTCGGCGACGACGAATCGACGGTGCTGGCGACCGTGGTGTCCCACGGCGAACAGGCCTCGGCGCGGCTGGTGGTGGCCCGAGGCGACGGTGACGAGCCCGAGCTGATCGAGATCCCCACCGCGGAGCTGCGCAACGATCTGCGCCGGGCGCCACAGGCCGGTGGCCGCGAGGTACTGCGCGTCGAGGTGACCGCACCCAGCCCGCTGCTCAAGGGCGGTCTCGCGTTCATCGACACGCCCGGCGTCGGCGGACACGGCCAGCCGCACCTGTCGGCGACGCTGGGCCTGCTGCCCGACGCGGACGCCATGCTGATGATCAGCGACACCAGCCAGGAGTTCACCGAACCCGAGATGACGTTCATGCGGCAGGCGGTGGAGGTCTGCCCCGTCGCGGTGATCGTCGCGACGAAGACCGATCTGTACCCGCACTGGCGCCAGATCGTGGACGCGAACGCCGCCCATCTGCGCCGTGCCGGCATCACCACACCCGTGATCCCGGCGTCGTCGACGCTGCGCAGCCATGCGGTGGCGCTCAACGACAAGGAACTCAACGAGGAGTCGAACTTCCCGGCGATCGTGAAGTTCCTGTCCGACGACGTGCTCGCGCGCCAGCAGCACCGGGTGCGTCAGCAGGTCGTCGGCGAGGTCCGCGCGGCGGCCGAGCATCTCAAGCTGGCGGTCGAGTCGGGGCTGTCGTCGCTCAACGACCCGCACGCCCGGGAGCGGTTGACCGCCGACCTCGAACGCCGCAAACAGGAGGCCCAGGACGCACTGCAACAGACCGCGCTGTGGCAGCAGGTACTCAACGACGGTATCGCCGACCTGACCGCCGATGTCGACCACGATCTGCGACAACGCTTCCGCAACATCACCTTTCACACCGAACGGATCATCGATACGGGCGACCCGACGACCCACTGGGCCGAGATCGGCGCCGAACTCGAAGAGGCGGTGGCCACCGCGGTCGGCGACAACTTCGTCTGGGCCTACCAGCGCGCCGAGGCGCTGGCGGCCGACGTGGCCCGGACCTTCATGGAGGCCGGCCTGGACGCCGTCCGGATGCCCGCGATCGATGCGCGGGACATGGGCGCCGAACTCGGCGACTTCAAGTCGCTGGCCCAGCTGGAGGCCAAACCCCTGAAGCTGGGGCACAAGGTCGTCACCGGGATGCGCGGCTCCTACGGCGGAGTCCTGATGTTCGGCATGCTGACGTCGTTCGCCGGGCTGGGCATGTTCAACCCGCTGTCCCTGGGGGCCGGGTTCATCCTCGGCCGCAAGGCCTACAAGGAGGACATGGAGAACCGGATGCTGCGCGTCCGCAACGATGCCAAGACCAATGTGCGCCGGTTCGTCGACGATGTCGCCTTCGCCGTGGGCAAGGAGTCCCGTGACCGGCTCAAGGGCATCCAACGGCAGCTGCGCGACCACTACCGCGAGATCGCCAACCAGACCACGCGGTCGCTGAACGAGTCGCTGCAGGCCACCCTGGCGGCGGCCAAGGTGGAGGAGACCGAACGCACCGCCCGCGTCAAAGAACTGGAGCGGCAGGCCAACATCCTGCGGCAGGTGCTCGACCACGCGGACAAGCTCGGCGCCGAGGTGGCATCGGCTCACTAA